One Corynebacterium uterequi DNA segment encodes these proteins:
- a CDS encoding Ig-like domain-containing protein: MAKHQKPSRLNRNAAALAMSGLNVPLLSRRQIALGTAAALAATGTLQLVGPEGMVSVASAVIAPNANPAAPHLGELGQVGGMDNWNRPGSMSTKYQAEYETAYTSRNKKVSSNVSNFSELPPGTRFFLASGARFSSPQGLANVENNVYGLNWEQNIDGSWIGWFGGPGGASAGNAPQVDKTTGEVGPIGTGLIHPKDGSVRNIPVVVVFPDNSWNVSISRFYVGDKQDDPNKGQVDENISDVLSDPEPEKPKDTAEDRVKDLVVLEGQPIEVTNLGTGATLIGTPPTGISLVDESLEGTPRVDNWSDTVPRETSKEYDVTIKTPNPDGSFNHDPVKITVLRDTDGDKDPDRSDNDIDGDKASNADEDAANTDPYNDSSVPPAPTLNPVDEGDEVVTGTGIPGTTVTVELPGRGSVEVEVGDGGEWSTPIGSEHPVKEGEQVSVSVPYHDPQSVNVGKNDDPALDPAVPTSVNPVDDGDEVITGKGEPGVELTVGFPNGESATVVVADNGTWTLPVPEGALIPGESVTVESPFRDPVEVKVGENDDPALDPAVPTSVNPVDDGDEVITGKGEPGVELTVGFPNGESATVVVADNGTWTLPVPEGALIPGESVTVESPFRDPVEVKVGENDDPALDPAVPTSVNPVDDGDEVITGKGEPGVELTVGFPNGESATVVVADNGTWTLPVPEGALIPGESVTVESPFRDPVEVKVGENDDPALDPAVPTSVNPVDDGDEFITGKGEPGVELTVGFPNGESATVVVADNGTWTLPVPEGALIPGESVTVESPFRDPVSMTVIPNTALTGELPDGFEADDIPDPAATEDAKYEDFFETGGEVIESTDESLGGVTHTDAEFGDFDPLAGETVTGGEVIESTDESLGGVTHTDAEFGDFDPLAGETESGGPVETGPLPDGFVGEDLPDPAASDEAEFGDFVEDGGTVETGPLPDGFGAEPNDYPNNTVDLTPDEQGASWVGDEPNGVEAKYPDLNPEPAPKPEPKPEPKPVADEQGASWVGDEPNGVEAKYPDLNPEPAPKPEPKPEPKPVADEQGASWVGDEPNGVEAKYPDLNPEPAPKPEPKPEPKPEPKPEPVEDPIFSGLLSSGLFSGDTLATIVAAIGNLLGGGSGSGSSSLAGDDADHTAGVIPGGSSDGEQGASSAGGSSLPGLTLPAWGSSLPGVPAPAPAPAPAGGSSSAEQSSAPAQGSSVPVGSSDAGNGSSAAVVPAVGSSVGVGSLLALLAQPILLGTQAIQGVFGVICGFFAQFVGGSGSTTGSGSEEGGVVFGSSAWGFLGRF, translated from the coding sequence ATGGCCAAGCACCAGAAGCCGTCTCGTCTCAACCGCAACGCCGCCGCCCTTGCCATGAGCGGCCTCAACGTGCCCCTCCTGTCCCGTCGCCAGATCGCCCTCGGGACCGCCGCCGCCCTCGCCGCCACCGGAACCCTGCAGCTCGTGGGTCCTGAAGGGATGGTGAGCGTGGCCTCGGCCGTGATCGCACCCAACGCGAACCCGGCAGCGCCGCACCTGGGAGAGTTGGGCCAGGTCGGTGGCATGGACAACTGGAATCGTCCCGGTTCCATGTCGACTAAATATCAGGCCGAATATGAAACCGCCTATACGTCGAGAAATAAAAAAGTCAGTTCGAACGTCTCGAATTTCTCGGAGCTTCCGCCTGGCACTCGGTTCTTCCTGGCGAGCGGCGCCCGCTTCTCCTCCCCTCAAGGACTCGCCAATGTGGAGAACAATGTATATGGCCTGAACTGGGAGCAAAACATCGACGGAAGCTGGATCGGCTGGTTTGGTGGCCCGGGCGGCGCCTCGGCGGGAAACGCTCCCCAGGTTGATAAAACTACCGGTGAAGTCGGTCCTATCGGTACGGGTCTGATTCATCCGAAGGACGGTAGTGTTCGAAACATTCCGGTCGTTGTAGTCTTTCCCGATAATTCCTGGAACGTAAGTATTTCCCGGTTCTATGTCGGAGATAAGCAGGATGATCCGAACAAGGGGCAGGTGGATGAAAATATCTCTGACGTTTTAAGTGATCCGGAGCCCGAAAAGCCTAAGGATACGGCTGAGGACCGGGTCAAGGACTTGGTGGTACTCGAAGGTCAACCGATCGAGGTCACCAACCTTGGGACTGGGGCCACTCTGATTGGAACTCCGCCTACCGGGATCTCTCTGGTGGATGAATCGCTGGAGGGGACTCCGCGAGTGGATAATTGGAGCGATACCGTACCACGGGAGACCAGCAAGGAATACGACGTAACCATCAAAACCCCTAACCCGGACGGTTCCTTCAACCACGATCCCGTCAAGATAACTGTTCTGCGGGACACCGATGGCGACAAGGATCCGGATCGCTCGGACAATGACATCGATGGAGATAAGGCTTCCAACGCCGATGAGGATGCGGCCAATACCGATCCTTATAATGACTCGTCCGTTCCTCCGGCACCTACTCTGAATCCGGTCGATGAGGGGGACGAAGTTGTGACCGGTACAGGTATACCCGGAACCACAGTCACAGTAGAGCTGCCCGGTCGTGGATCAGTAGAAGTTGAAGTAGGCGATGGTGGCGAATGGTCTACACCAATCGGCTCTGAGCATCCTGTCAAGGAGGGGGAACAAGTCTCTGTGAGTGTTCCCTATCATGATCCGCAGAGCGTCAATGTCGGAAAGAATGATGATCCTGCCTTGGATCCGGCGGTTCCGACGTCGGTGAATCCGGTGGATGATGGTGATGAGGTCATCACTGGTAAGGGTGAGCCTGGTGTTGAGTTGACGGTGGGCTTCCCGAATGGTGAGTCGGCGACTGTGGTGGTTGCTGATAATGGGACGTGGACGTTGCCGGTGCCGGAGGGGGCGTTGATTCCGGGTGAGTCGGTGACGGTGGAGAGTCCGTTCCGTGATCCGGTGGAGGTCAAGGTGGGGGAGAATGATGATCCTGCCTTGGATCCGGCGGTTCCGACGTCCGTGAATCCGGTGGATGATGGTGATGAGGTCATCACTGGTAAGGGTGAGCCTGGTGTTGAGTTGACGGTGGGCTTCCCGAATGGTGAGTCGGCGACTGTGGTGGTTGCTGATAATGGGACGTGGACGTTGCCGGTGCCGGAGGGGGCGTTGATTCCGGGTGAGTCGGTGACGGTGGAGAGTCCGTTCCGTGATCCGGTGGAGGTCAAGGTGGGGGAGAATGATGATCCTGCCTTGGATCCGGCGGTTCCGACGTCCGTGAATCCGGTGGATGATGGTGATGAGGTCATCACTGGTAAGGGTGAGCCTGGTGTTGAGTTGACGGTGGGCTTCCCGAATGGTGAGTCGGCGACTGTGGTGGTTGCTGATAATGGGACGTGGACGTTGCCGGTGCCGGAGGGGGCGTTGATTCCGGGTGAGTCGGTGACGGTGGAGAGTCCGTTCCGTGATCCGGTGGAGGTCAAGGTGGGGGAGAATGATGATCCTGCCTTGGATCCGGCGGTTCCGACGTCCGTGAATCCGGTGGATGATGGTGATGAGTTCATCACTGGTAAGGGTGAGCCTGGTGTTGAGTTGACGGTGGGCTTCCCGAATGGTGAGTCGGCGACTGTGGTGGTTGCTGATAATGGGACGTGGACGTTGCCGGTGCCGGAGGGGGCGTTGATTCCGGGTGAGTCGGTGACGGTGGAGAGTCCGTTCCGTGATCCGGTCAGCATGACAGTCATCCCGAATACAGCTCTCACTGGAGAACTCCCCGATGGGTTCGAGGCCGATGACATCCCGGACCCAGCGGCCACCGAAGATGCCAAGTACGAAGACTTCTTCGAAACCGGTGGTGAGGTCATTGAGTCCACGGATGAGTCCCTCGGTGGGGTGACGCACACCGATGCTGAGTTCGGTGATTTTGATCCGTTGGCTGGTGAGACTGTCACTGGTGGTGAGGTCATTGAGTCCACGGATGAGTCCCTCGGTGGGGTGACGCACACCGATGCTGAGTTCGGTGATTTTGATCCGCTTGCTGGTGAGACTGAGTCTGGCGGTCCGGTGGAGACTGGTCCGTTGCCTGATGGTTTCGTTGGCGAGGATCTTCCTGATCCGGCAGCTTCGGACGAGGCTGAGTTCGGTGACTTCGTCGAAGACGGCGGCACCGTCGAAACCGGCCCGCTGCCCGACGGATTTGGTGCCGAGCCGAATGACTACCCGAATAACACCGTGGACCTCACCCCGGATGAGCAGGGTGCGTCGTGGGTTGGTGATGAGCCGAACGGTGTTGAGGCCAAGTATCCGGATCTCAACCCGGAGCCGGCCCCGAAGCCCGAACCGAAGCCTGAGCCGAAGCCGGTGGCGGATGAGCAGGGTGCGTCGTGGGTTGGTGATGAGCCGAACGGTGTTGAGGCCAAGTATCCGGATCTCAACCCGGAGCCGGCCCCGAAGCCCGAACCGAAGCCTGAGCCGAAGCCGGTGGCGGATGAGCAGGGTGCGTCGTGGGTTGGTGATGAGCCGAACGGTGTTGAGGCCAAGTATCCGGATCTCAACCCGGAGCCGGCCCCGAAGCCCGAACCGAAGCCTGAACCCAAGCCCGAGCCGAAGCCCGAGCCGGTTGAGGATCCTATCTTCTCTGGGCTGCTGAGTTCCGGGCTGTTCAGTGGGGATACCCTGGCGACCATTGTCGCTGCTATTGGTAACCTCCTCGGCGGTGGTTCAGGTTCGGGTAGCTCGTCGCTTGCCGGTGATGATGCCGATCACACCGCTGGTGTGATCCCGGGTGGTTCGTCTGATGGCGAGCAGGGTGCATCGTCTGCCGGTGGTTCCTCGTTACCGGGGTTGACTCTGCCGGCGTGGGGTTCTAGCCTGCCGGGTGTTCCCGCACCTGCACCTGCACCTGCCCCGGCTGGTGGGAGCTCTTCTGCTGAGCAGTCCAGCGCCCCGGCGCAGGGTTCCAGCGTGCCGGTGGGGTCGTCTGACGCGGGGAATGGCTCGTCCGCTGCTGTGGTTCCGGCTGTGGGTAGCTCGGTGGGTGTGGGGTCGTTGCTGGCCTTGTTGGCTCAGCCGATTCTGCTCGGCACCCAGGCGATCCAGGGTGTGTTCGGTGTGATCTGTGGGTTCTTCGCCCAGTTTGTTGGTGGTTCCGGTAGCACTACCGGGTCTGGCAGCGAGGAGGGTGGTGTGGTTTTCGGTAGCTCCGCGTGGGGCTTCCTCGGCCGCTTCTAA
- a CDS encoding ISL3 family transposase, whose protein sequence is MSDPTTNPQQAINLDPAGYCKRCDDLVGLDGVHVLSVHDRDEYREITVESDPTPRACPDCHGPGAAHGRVPVTLVDIPSFGRPVRICWLKRRYTCPAPGCARTTFVEHNPTVALPRQRITVRVVAWALEQLRREHATINSLARQLSTAWSTVWKPVKAALEALAADPTRFDGVSALGVDEHIWHHTCRSKRGPKEFTGMVDLSRDDHGKVKARLLDLVPGRSASVLAGWLRQRGEGFRSRVDIAALDPFAGYKRAIDDTLDDATAVLDAFHVVKLAVTAVDDVRRRLWQHITGHRGRSGDPLYGIRTIVRCDPRRLTERQWQRFDAAIAADPRHEELFIAWQAAHALRAAYHEPDMAAGRRAACEALRSLPSCPIPEMARLGRTLRRWKDAFLAYWDTARSNNGGTEAINGLIELHRRLARGFRNRDNYRLRMLLIAGGLRL, encoded by the coding sequence ATGTCCGATCCTACAACCAACCCCCAGCAGGCCATCAACCTCGACCCCGCCGGTTACTGTAAGCGATGCGACGACCTCGTCGGACTAGACGGGGTGCACGTCCTTAGCGTCCACGACCGCGACGAGTACCGGGAAATCACGGTCGAATCCGATCCCACACCACGGGCGTGCCCCGACTGTCACGGCCCAGGCGCCGCCCATGGGCGGGTACCCGTAACGCTGGTAGACATTCCCTCTTTCGGTAGGCCGGTGAGGATCTGCTGGCTCAAGCGCCGGTATACCTGCCCCGCACCCGGCTGTGCACGCACGACCTTCGTCGAGCACAATCCCACGGTTGCGCTGCCACGCCAGCGCATAACGGTGCGCGTGGTCGCCTGGGCGTTAGAACAACTACGCCGGGAGCACGCCACCATTAATTCCCTTGCCCGGCAGTTATCAACTGCCTGGTCCACCGTATGGAAGCCGGTCAAGGCTGCTCTTGAGGCCTTAGCTGCTGACCCCACACGCTTCGACGGGGTCAGCGCACTAGGAGTAGATGAGCACATCTGGCACCACACATGCCGCAGCAAACGCGGCCCGAAGGAATTTACGGGGATGGTGGATCTTAGCCGCGATGACCACGGCAAGGTCAAAGCTAGGCTTCTTGACCTGGTCCCAGGACGCTCAGCCAGCGTGCTCGCTGGCTGGCTACGGCAACGAGGGGAGGGTTTTCGTTCCCGGGTGGATATCGCCGCGTTGGATCCGTTCGCCGGGTACAAGCGAGCCATTGATGACACCCTCGACGACGCCACCGCCGTGTTGGATGCTTTCCATGTCGTCAAGCTGGCGGTCACTGCTGTCGATGATGTCCGACGCAGGTTGTGGCAACATATCACCGGCCATCGCGGCAGAAGCGGAGATCCGTTGTACGGCATTCGTACCATTGTGCGTTGTGATCCTCGTCGGCTCACTGAGCGTCAGTGGCAACGCTTTGATGCGGCTATCGCCGCCGATCCGCGTCACGAGGAGTTGTTTATTGCCTGGCAGGCGGCGCATGCCCTGCGGGCGGCGTATCACGAACCGGATATGGCTGCAGGCCGGCGGGCGGCGTGTGAAGCGTTGCGGAGTCTGCCGTCATGTCCGATACCGGAGATGGCCCGGTTAGGCAGAACGTTGCGTAGGTGGAAGGATGCCTTTTTGGCGTACTGGGACACCGCGCGCAGTAACAATGGTGGCACGGAAGCGATCAATGGGCTGATCGAGCTTCATCGCCGCCTGGCAAGAGGGTTTCGCAACCGTGACAACTACCGTCTACGGATGCTGTTGATCGCCGGGGGGCTACGCCTGTGA
- a CDS encoding P-loop NTPase family protein, with protein MSYIPNPFRASMGATPPYLAGRAEEIADFRAALLDGPGAHERVSIVTGLRGVGKTVLLNAFEEEPARNLGGS; from the coding sequence ATGAGCTACATCCCGAATCCCTTCCGCGCCAGCATGGGCGCAACGCCGCCTTACCTGGCGGGGCGAGCAGAAGAGATCGCCGATTTTCGAGCTGCCCTCCTCGACGGACCCGGGGCTCACGAGCGCGTATCAATTGTCACCGGACTCCGCGGCGTGGGAAAAACCGTCCTCCTCAACGCCTTCGAGGAGGAGCCCGCGCGCAATCTTGGCGGGTCATAG
- a CDS encoding DUF6918 family protein: protein MTDLSQLLNQPARDAVVADLDAVATKAVDEQSGLTGMAIKTALKTLQKVDSNIVSKGIDKALPNLLTDLQPRFDEFEATGETDFGAFLEPRSEEVAEDLLSTADGLVAKSSRPGVDKIYGTVRGKGVKTVSPYVAELGRVIQRHLA from the coding sequence ATGACTGATCTTTCTCAGCTTCTCAACCAGCCTGCCCGCGACGCCGTCGTCGCCGACCTCGACGCCGTGGCAACCAAGGCCGTCGACGAGCAGTCCGGCCTGACCGGCATGGCCATCAAGACCGCCCTCAAGACCCTGCAGAAGGTCGACAGCAACATCGTCTCCAAGGGCATCGACAAGGCCCTGCCGAACCTCCTCACGGACCTCCAGCCGCGCTTCGACGAGTTCGAGGCCACCGGCGAAACCGACTTCGGCGCCTTCCTCGAACCCCGCTCCGAAGAGGTAGCCGAGGACCTGCTCAGCACCGCCGACGGCCTCGTCGCCAAGTCCAGCCGCCCCGGCGTAGACAAGATCTACGGCACCGTCCGCGGCAAGGGCGTCAAGACCGTCAGCCCCTACGTCGCCGAACTCGGCCGGGTCATCCAGCGCCACCTGGCCTAA
- a CDS encoding glycosyltransferase family 2 protein, whose protein sequence is MGSTRRRSISIVIPCYNDAALLARALASLQAQTVVPDEIIVVDNNSTDDSAAVAASYPGVHVVAEPRQGITHATRCGFDAATSDILARTDADIVAPPDYVERLHRAWDAADAEHAPGARTVVAVTGSARFDIDGPVGHLASAAYLGAYRTLVGSALGHTPMFGTNYSVRRSFWQGVRDRVDFDDVAVHEDMQLSFMVAPSETVWYQEDLVVTMDPRALRGAGQLRRRFQRGWHTMMTNFRTQPPHRRLAERGLITLPGTR, encoded by the coding sequence ATGGGATCTACCCGACGCCGTTCGATCAGTATCGTCATCCCCTGCTACAACGACGCCGCCCTGCTAGCCCGCGCGCTCGCATCGCTTCAGGCGCAGACCGTCGTGCCCGATGAGATCATCGTCGTCGATAACAATTCCACCGATGACTCCGCCGCCGTCGCCGCGTCCTACCCCGGCGTGCACGTGGTGGCCGAGCCGCGCCAGGGGATCACCCACGCCACGAGGTGCGGGTTCGACGCCGCCACCAGCGACATCCTCGCCCGCACCGACGCCGACATTGTCGCTCCGCCCGATTATGTGGAGCGTCTGCACCGCGCTTGGGACGCCGCCGACGCTGAGCACGCACCCGGGGCGCGCACAGTGGTGGCCGTGACGGGAAGCGCCCGCTTCGACATCGACGGCCCCGTCGGCCACCTGGCGTCGGCCGCCTACCTCGGGGCCTATCGCACGCTGGTGGGCTCGGCGCTGGGCCACACGCCGATGTTCGGCACCAACTACAGTGTGCGTCGAAGCTTCTGGCAGGGGGTGCGCGATCGGGTGGACTTCGACGACGTGGCCGTCCACGAGGACATGCAGCTGTCGTTCATGGTCGCGCCGTCGGAGACGGTGTGGTACCAGGAGGACCTCGTCGTCACGATGGATCCGCGCGCGCTGCGCGGCGCGGGCCAGCTAAGACGACGCTTCCAGCGCGGCTGGCACACGATGATGACGAACTTTCGCACCCAGCCGCCGCACCGGCGCCTCGCCGAACGCGGGCTGATTACCCTGCCAGGCACGAGGTGA
- a CDS encoding polyprenyl synthetase family protein: protein MTDLRLFDERVADSMSFLEKCFDDAEAYSFSPYLTRAIAALRRVTMGGKHLRARLVHIGAGDVSGEQRTAATIFAGAVDVLHAAFLIHDDIIDDDPLRRGLPTIHHEIAQETGSPAVGNAMGILAGDLGLIVTFQALCSSHIDDALARRACTLLAGFAAQTVSGEMLDVAHLQDDDVEIDRVRLSNHLKTSLYSFTAPLHLGAVAAGRDDPATLAALRAVADPLGVAYQAADDIAGAVGTSEATGKVAGGDLDAGRKTLLTMRLEDMTLPEAVKEVIAEGDRFLAEARRGLSAPELSPLTVAGLSDIIDRVEEIVHAYA from the coding sequence GTGACCGATCTGCGCCTTTTCGACGAACGCGTGGCGGACTCGATGTCCTTCCTGGAGAAGTGCTTCGACGACGCCGAAGCGTATTCCTTCTCCCCGTATCTCACGCGCGCGATCGCCGCGCTGCGTCGGGTGACGATGGGCGGCAAGCACCTCCGCGCCCGGCTGGTCCACATCGGGGCGGGCGATGTCAGCGGTGAGCAGCGCACCGCGGCGACGATTTTCGCCGGCGCCGTCGACGTCCTCCACGCCGCCTTCCTCATCCACGACGACATCATCGACGACGACCCCCTCCGGCGCGGGCTGCCCACAATCCACCACGAGATCGCGCAGGAGACCGGCTCACCGGCCGTCGGCAACGCCATGGGGATCCTCGCGGGGGACTTAGGGCTCATCGTCACGTTCCAGGCGTTGTGTTCGTCGCACATCGACGACGCCTTAGCTCGACGGGCGTGCACCCTGCTCGCGGGGTTCGCCGCCCAAACCGTCTCCGGCGAGATGCTCGACGTGGCTCACCTGCAGGACGACGACGTCGAAATCGACCGGGTGCGCCTGAGCAATCACCTCAAGACCAGCCTGTACTCCTTCACCGCCCCGCTGCACTTGGGGGCCGTGGCGGCCGGCCGCGATGACCCGGCCACCTTGGCGGCGTTGCGCGCGGTGGCTGACCCGCTGGGGGTGGCCTATCAGGCCGCCGACGACATCGCCGGCGCGGTAGGCACGAGCGAGGCGACGGGCAAGGTGGCCGGGGGCGACCTCGACGCGGGGCGAAAAACCCTGCTCACGATGCGCCTGGAGGACATGACCCTGCCGGAGGCGGTGAAGGAGGTCATCGCGGAAGGAGATCGCTTCCTCGCCGAAGCCCGGCGGGGCTTAAGCGCGCCGGAGCTGTCGCCGCTGACCGTCGCCGGCCTGTCGGACATCATCGACCGCGTGGAGGAGATCGTCCATGCCTACGCCTGA
- a CDS encoding phytoene/squalene synthase family protein: MPTPDYLHRYDRMADRAAGEVIAAYSTSFGLSTALLAPSVRRDIRNLYAMVRIADEIVDGTAAQAGTDPARDLDAYERAVLGAPRRRFHTDPVLHAYANTARRCDFDPHHVQAFFASMRRDLTDTTYTATTLDDYIYGSAEVIGLLCLAAFYAERRPGPAEWARLEHGARCLGAAFQKINFLRDFAEDSHQLGRAYFPGTEDKLDNPAKDAIIADIRRDLDAADAIIPLLPRSARAGVMAASALFAELTTLIDGVDAAELSRRRVRVPAHRKALLISRAVATASGFPQPHRRNEHD; this comes from the coding sequence ATGCCTACGCCTGATTACCTGCACCGCTACGACCGGATGGCCGACCGCGCGGCGGGAGAAGTCATCGCCGCGTACTCGACGTCGTTCGGGCTATCGACCGCGTTGCTCGCGCCGTCGGTGCGTCGTGACATCCGCAACCTCTACGCCATGGTGCGCATCGCCGACGAGATCGTCGACGGCACCGCCGCCCAGGCCGGCACCGACCCCGCCCGGGACCTCGACGCCTACGAGCGCGCCGTGCTCGGCGCCCCCCGGCGTCGCTTCCACACCGATCCGGTGCTGCACGCCTACGCCAACACCGCCCGTCGGTGCGACTTCGACCCGCACCATGTCCAGGCCTTCTTCGCCTCCATGCGCCGGGACCTCACCGACACCACCTACACAGCGACCACGCTCGATGATTACATCTACGGCTCCGCCGAGGTCATCGGGCTGCTCTGCCTCGCCGCCTTCTACGCCGAACGCCGCCCCGGCCCCGCCGAGTGGGCCCGGCTCGAACACGGCGCCCGCTGCCTGGGAGCGGCCTTTCAAAAGATCAACTTCCTGCGGGATTTCGCCGAGGATTCCCACCAGCTCGGCCGCGCCTATTTTCCCGGCACGGAGGACAAGCTCGATAACCCCGCCAAGGACGCCATCATCGCCGACATCCGCCGGGACCTCGACGCCGCCGACGCCATCATCCCGCTGCTGCCGCGCTCAGCCCGCGCCGGGGTGATGGCGGCCTCGGCGCTGTTTGCCGAGCTCACCACGCTCATCGACGGCGTCGACGCTGCCGAGCTTAGCCGCCGACGCGTGCGCGTGCCTGCCCACCGTAAAGCCCTGCTCATCTCTCGGGCGGTGGCCACCGCATCCGGTTTCCCACAACCACATAGAAGGAACGAACATGACTAA
- the crtI gene encoding phytoene desaturase family protein — MTKHAVVIGAGVAGLATAGLLARRGYRVTVVEKNPEPGGRAGELSVDGFRFETGPSWYLMPEAFDHFFELMGTSTAAELDLQLLDPGYRVYPQGEEPVDVPYGLDAACALFESLEPGAGDALRDYLASADEVYQLALRRFLYTTFASPAPFANAEVISRARQFARLLTESLDSFVNRRFADNRLRQILQYPAVFLSSRPERAPSMYHLMSHTDLTLGVHYPQGGFTSIVTALHRLAVEHGVSIELGVEVTAITVDGSRATGVRVLRDGEIAEIPADVVVSAADLHHTETSLLPKHLRSYPESYFARRDPGLGTVLALLGVDGELPQLRHHTLLFSREWEADFDVVYDGPHPSRPTGASQSLYVCKPSATDDTVAPAGCENLFVLIPVAADESLGHGDAYHPQASAAVTAIVDAAVEQISQWAGIPDLTERIVVKRSLGPADFAERYHAWSGGAIGPAHTLRQSAFLRGRNASKKVRGLYYAGGTTVPGVGVPMCLISAENILKRLDGDGSAGPLGSVHG, encoded by the coding sequence ATGACTAAACACGCCGTCGTTATCGGCGCCGGAGTGGCCGGACTCGCCACCGCCGGCCTGCTGGCCCGCCGCGGCTACCGCGTCACCGTGGTGGAGAAGAACCCGGAGCCCGGTGGGCGGGCCGGGGAGCTGTCCGTGGACGGCTTCCGCTTCGAAACCGGACCCTCCTGGTACCTCATGCCCGAGGCCTTCGACCACTTCTTCGAGCTCATGGGCACCTCCACCGCCGCCGAGCTGGACCTGCAACTGCTCGACCCGGGCTACCGCGTCTACCCGCAAGGCGAGGAGCCCGTCGACGTTCCCTACGGCCTCGACGCCGCCTGCGCGCTCTTCGAATCCCTCGAACCCGGCGCCGGCGACGCGCTGCGCGACTACCTCGCCTCCGCCGACGAGGTCTACCAGCTCGCCCTGCGCCGCTTCCTCTACACCACCTTCGCCTCCCCAGCGCCCTTCGCCAACGCGGAGGTCATCTCCCGTGCCCGCCAGTTCGCCCGGTTGCTCACCGAGAGCCTGGATTCCTTCGTCAACCGCCGCTTCGCCGATAACCGGCTGCGCCAGATCCTGCAATACCCCGCGGTGTTCCTCTCCAGCAGGCCGGAACGCGCGCCCAGCATGTACCACCTCATGAGTCACACCGACCTCACCCTCGGCGTGCACTACCCGCAGGGCGGCTTCACCTCCATCGTCACCGCCCTGCACCGCCTCGCGGTGGAGCATGGGGTGAGCATCGAGCTCGGCGTCGAGGTCACCGCGATCACGGTCGATGGGTCACGGGCCACGGGCGTGCGCGTCCTGCGCGACGGTGAGATCGCCGAGATCCCGGCCGACGTCGTCGTCTCCGCCGCGGATCTGCACCACACCGAAACCTCCTTGCTGCCCAAGCACCTGCGTTCCTACCCGGAGAGCTACTTCGCCCGCCGTGACCCCGGCCTCGGCACCGTGCTCGCGCTGCTCGGCGTCGACGGCGAGTTGCCCCAACTGCGCCACCACACCCTGCTGTTCTCCCGCGAGTGGGAGGCCGACTTCGACGTCGTCTACGACGGCCCTCACCCCAGCCGGCCGACGGGCGCGTCGCAATCGCTCTACGTGTGCAAGCCCTCCGCCACCGACGACACCGTGGCCCCAGCCGGCTGCGAGAACCTCTTCGTGCTCATCCCCGTCGCCGCCGACGAATCCCTCGGCCACGGCGACGCCTACCACCCGCAGGCGTCGGCGGCAGTGACGGCGATCGTCGACGCCGCCGTCGAGCAGATCAGCCAGTGGGCGGGTATCCCGGACCTGACCGAGCGCATCGTGGTCAAGCGCAGCCTCGGACCGGCCGACTTCGCCGAACGCTATCACGCCTGGTCAGGCGGGGCTATCGGCCCGGCGCACACGCTGCGCCAATCCGCCTTCCTGCGCGGACGCAACGCTTCGAAGAAGGTCCGCGGCCTCTACTACGCCGGTGGCACCACCGTGCCGGGCGTCGGCGTGCCGATGTGCCTCATCTCCGCAGAGAACATCCTTAAGCGCCTCGACGGCGACGGCTCCGCCGGGCCCCTAGGCAGCGTTCATGGGTAG
- a CDS encoding lycopene cyclase domain-containing protein, translating to MGSLYLLILLVTLGCMVACDARWKLAFFLDARRAGLLSAVVVALLLAWDVAGIATGTFARGDASYMTGILLAPEMPVEEPVFLFFLSYLLLNLTSAARRLMTR from the coding sequence ATGGGTAGCCTCTACCTGCTCATTCTCTTGGTCACCCTCGGGTGCATGGTGGCGTGCGACGCCCGCTGGAAGCTCGCCTTCTTCCTCGACGCCCGCCGCGCCGGTCTGCTCAGCGCCGTCGTCGTGGCGCTGCTGCTCGCCTGGGACGTCGCCGGCATCGCCACCGGCACGTTTGCCCGTGGGGACGCGTCGTACATGACCGGGATCCTTCTTGCCCCGGAGATGCCCGTGGAGGAACCGGTCTTTTTGTTCTTCCTCAGCTACCTGCTGCTCAACCTCACCTCGGCGGCGCGGAGGCTGATGACGCGATGA
- a CDS encoding lycopene cyclase domain-containing protein, with amino-acid sequence MTYVLMSLPFLALAAGLWWRRRRSYARQSAVTAVVLLVVTVLTIVFDNLMIYAGNVAYGSAHNLGLYLGLMPVEDLFYPLVATLIITAFWKGDRHDSA; translated from the coding sequence ATGACCTACGTGCTTATGTCCCTGCCCTTCCTGGCGCTCGCGGCGGGGCTGTGGTGGCGGCGCCGACGGAGCTACGCGCGCCAATCCGCGGTGACTGCCGTCGTGCTGCTCGTGGTGACGGTGCTGACGATTGTCTTCGACAACCTCATGATCTACGCCGGCAACGTCGCCTACGGCTCAGCGCACAACCTCGGGCTGTACCTGGGGCTCATGCCGGTGGAGGACCTGTTCTATCCGCTGGTCGCCACGCTCATCATCACCGCCTTCTGGAAGGGAGATCGCCATGACAGTGCTTAA